Genomic window (Jeotgalibaca ciconiae):
AATTCCATCGAGAAATCTTGAATATCCACACTATTTCCTCCTTACTTATTGCTGGTACATCTGTATCGTCCCCTTTATGCCAACTATATCAAAAAAATAGAGAATAAGTGAGGAAAAAGTCTTTTCAGAATAAAAATAGGATTTGACTCCTGAAATTAAAACCGCTATCATTAAGTAAAATGTTTTACTTAGATAACAGAAGTAGGTGAGGAAATGGCGACTATTCACGACGTTGCTAAAGATTCCGGTTATTCAATCGCAACTGTTTCCCGCGTATTAAATAACGATCCGAGTCTTTCAGTAACAGAAGAAACAAGAAGTAAAATTCATGATTCGGCATTAAAAGTAGGATATCAAAAAAAAGTTTTGAAACCATTAATAAAAAATGTTGCTTTTTTATACTGGATAACAGAAAAAGATGAATTAAAAGATGTTTATTTTCGTGGCATGCGATTAGAACTTGAGAAGCAGGCACTAGAGAATAATATTGAATTAAAGATGTATACAATGGAAGAGGGAATCGAGAAAGTTCCTACCACGATTCGTGGATTTATAGCAGTTGGAGCGTTCACTAAAAAAGAATTAACCCATCTTCATACAATTACTGAAAATGGTGTTTTTCTGGATACATCACCAGATTCTATTTACTACGATTCCGTTCGGCCTGATTTAGATGAGATGACTGAGACAGCCATTAATTTCTTTACATCAAAAGGACACAAAAACATTGGTTTCATCGGTGGAACGTTCCACGACCGAAATGACGATACAGAGAAAATGGACTTTCGTGAGAGGCAATTTCGCTTTTATATGAATGAAATTGGTTTACTAAAAGAAGAATATATTTTTGTTCAAAGAGGCTTTTCTTTTAATACGGGGATTGAATTGATGGAGAAGGCAATCAATACGCTAGGCGATCAATTGCCATCAGCCTTCTTTATCGCCGCAGATCCGATTGCAATTGGCTGCTTACAAGTATTAAATGAGAAAGGTATTCTTATCCCGAATCAAGTCAGTATCATTAGCATCAACAACTTGAACATGACGAAGTATTTATCACCACCACTTACAACATTTGATATTGACATGAAAGAAATGGTGAAAAATGGCATACAAATGCTAAAAGAACAGATTCTGGAAAATCGAAAAGTTCGCAAGAAGCTATTTATTGAAGCAGAACTGATTAAGCGGAAGACAACAGAAGAATAAAGTTATAAATAAGAGAGTTTCAGCGCATTTATTGTTTGCTGAGACTCTTTTTTTAACGGTTAGTAAAATATTTTATCTAAAAGAGTTAAATGTATTATTTACTTTTACTATTTTCAGTGATATACTTCTTTTATAAAACGTTTTCAAAAGGTAGGAAAGTAGGAAAGTAGGAAAGTAGAAAAGGAGAATGAACATGGTTAATAAGAAAAAAATATTCAGTGTATTTGGCGGTATCGCTCTTACTTTAGCATTGACAGCGTGTGGTCCTGGAGAAAGTGATGCAAGTGATGCCGATCAAACTGCTAATGAAGGGACTACAAAATTAGTAGTTTGGGAAGATATAGACAAATCTATCGGAATTGAAGAAGCAGTAAAAAAATTCGAAGAACTACATAATGTAAGCGTTGAAGTGATTGAAAAGGAATACGCCAATCAAATTGAAGACTTACGTTTGGATGGACCTGGTGGAACTGGTCCGGATGTTTTAACGATTCCAGCAGACCAAATTGGAACTGCTGTGACAGAAGGGTTGCTTCGTGAACTGCAAGTGGATGAGTCAGTAACATCTATTTATTCTGAAGCTTCTATGCAGTCTCAACAGGTAGATGGAAAAGTTTATGGTTTACCAAAAGCAGTTGAAACAACAGTTCTTTACTATAATAAAGATATTATTGCTGAAGAGGATTTACCTGAAACGTTAGACGAATGGTTCGCCTATTCACAAGAAGTAACAGATGGAACGAACTTTGGTTTTCTAGCTTTGTGGGATCAGATTTATTATGCAAACAGCGTGTTCTCAGGCTACGGCAGTTATGTTTTTGGTCAAGATGCTGATGGTAATTATGATGTAACGGATATTGGTTTAAACAATGCTGGAGCAGTTGAAGCTGCAGAAACCATCCAAAAATTCTACTCAGAGGGTGTTTTTCCATCTGGAATTATCGGTGAACAGGGCATCAATGTTTTAGACTCTCTATTCCTTGAAGGGAAAGCAGCAGCTATTGTTTCGGGACCTTGGAACGTAGAGCCATTTACTTCAGCGGGAGTAAACTTTGGTGTTAAAACTTTACCAACGCTACCTAACGGCGAGCCAATGAGTTCGTTTATCGGAGTGAAATCATACAATGTTAGTTCATATTCAAAAAATGCTGAACTAGCTCAAGAATTTGTTGAATTTATCTCCAATGAGGACAACTCACGTAGCCGTTATGAATTAACTCAGGAAGTTCCAGCTGTAACATCTCTAGCAGACGATCCAGTTATTGTGGAAAATGAAGTAGCTCAAGCTGTTGCGGAACAATCCATTGTTTCTGTTTTAACACCAAACGTCCCAGAAATGAATGAGGTTTGGTTGCCAGTCGACTCTGCTCTACAAACAATTGCAACGGGACAAGCTGATCCACAAACTGCATTAGACCAAGCAGTGGAACAAATTAAAGGACAAATTGAAGCGAACCACGGCGGCCAGTAGCGAGCTGACCGGTAAAAAAATAGGTGTCAACTGATAAAGCAGTTGGCACCTTTTCAATAAAAAGCTACACAGCTACAGGAGGATAGTATCATGCAACATAGACAAAAAGCAGCACTCTTATCAATTATTCCTGGAATTGGACAATTTTATAACAAGCAAAAGGCAAAAGGTTTGCTATTTTTAGGATTATTTATTGCTTTTTTTATTGTTTTTGCAGATTTATTGAACATGGGATTATGGGGAATTGTGACATTAGGGACAGAGGTTCCGCGTGATAATTCTGTATTCTTATTAGCAGAAGGTATTATTGCGATTCTCGTTATTGCATTTGGAATCGGCTTTTATTACTTAAATATTAAAGATGCTTATCGTAATGGTGAAAAAAGAGACAAAGGTATGGCCTTAGATACTTTAAAAGATCGATACCACAACTTGATTGAACAAGGTTATCCTTACCTTATTAGTGGACCATCACTGTTATTGTTAATATTTTCAGTTGTCTTTCCAATTTTATTCAGTTTTTCATTAGCATTTACTAACTATGACCTTTATCATTCTCCGCCGGCCAACTTGTTTAGCTGGGTTGGTTTGGAGACTTTCGGAAAAATATTTACAGTTGATATTTGGCGCTCAACCTTTTTCGATGTATTAGGTTGGACAGTCATTTGGACGTTAATTGCTTCAACCTTACAAGTTGGTTTAGGTATTTTTCTAGCAGTTCTAGTTGACCAAAAAGACATAAAATTCAAGCGTGTTATTCGAACGATCCTTGTGTTACCTTGGGCGGTTCCTGGTTTTGTTACGATTTTGATTTTTGCAGGTTTGTTTAACGACAGTTTTGGTGCGATTAATAATGATATTCTTAGTTTCATTGGAATGAGTCCCATACCTTGGATGACCAATGCTAGTTGGACACGAATTGCTTTGCTATTAATGCAAGGCTGGTTAGGTTTCCCTTATGTCTTTATTGTAACGACTGGAGTCTTGCAGTCGATACCTGAAGATTTATATGAAGCTGCAACCATTGATGGAGCGACCGCTCTTGATAAGTTCCGTCGTATCACTTTTCCATTGATTCTGACGGCTATGGCACCAATTATTATTACTCAGTACACCTTTAACTTTAATAACTTTAATATTATTTATCTCTTCAACGGCGGTGGACCTGCTGTTCCAGGCTCAACGGCTGGCGGAACCGATATCTTGGTTTCTTGGATTTACAAATTAACCATGCAATCCAGCCAATACTCATTAGCAGCAGCTTTGACTATACTGCTTTCCGTATTCGTTATCGGAATTGCACTATGGCAGTTTAGAAGAACAAATTCGTTTAAAGGAAGTGATTCATAATGGTCACGTCAAAGAAAAGTCGGTTTACCCGCTTATTTGTTACTTATCTTATTTTGATTATTGTTATGATAGCGATTATCTACCCACTGCTTTGGACAGTCGGTGCAAGTTTTAATCCGGGGAATAGTTTAGTTAGTACAACTATGTTTCCAGAAAACCCAACATTCGAGCATTATAAAGCACTATTTTCAGGTGAAGGGAACCTACAATATGTGCAATGGTATAAAAACTCTATTAAGGTCAGCATTTTTACAATGATAGGAACTTTAGTGAGCGTATCCTTTACCGCATATGCCTTTTCTCGTTTTCGTTTTAAGGGAAGAAAGAATGGGTTAACCTTATTCTTACTCTTACAAATGATTCCACAGTTTTCTGCCTTAGTAGCGCTGTATGTGCTAGCACAGATGCTTGGTATGATGAACAGTCACTGGTTGTTAATCATGTTATATATCGGTGGGCAAATTCCGATGAATACCTACTTGATGAAAGGTTATATGGATTCCATTTCGATGGAATTAGATGAGAGTGCCCGCATTGATGGAGCAAGTAATACAAGGATTTTCTTCCAAATTATTATGCCTTTATCTAGACCTATGTTAGCAGTAGTAGCTATGAATGGTTTTACAGGGCCTTTGGGAGACTTCATTCTTTCATCAACTATTTTACGATCAGCAGAATACTATACCTTGCCAATCGGTTTGTATAACTTGGTCAACCAAGTGCAAGGAGCTAGTTACACGAAATTTGCAGCAGGAGCTATCTTAATTAGTATTCCTGTAGCATTTATATTCTTATTGCTTCAAAAGAACTTTGTTTCTGGACTAACGTCTGGAGGAACAAAGGGCTAATAATGTAATTGACAGAAAGGACATTGAATAACATGGAAAAAAAGTATCAAACATCTGCTAATTTTTTACTTCACGGAGGAGACTATAACCCTGATCAATGGTTGGATTACCCAGAAGTCTTGGCGCAAGATATTGAATTGATGAAAGAAGCGAATGCCAATGCTTTTTCAATTGGTATGTTTGCTTGGGCTAGTTTAGAACCCGAAGAGGGGGTTTATAACTTCGAATGGTTGGATGACATTATTAATAATATTGCTTCAATTGGTGGTAAAGTCTTACTTTCAACACCAAGTGGTGCTCGTCCGGCATGGATGTCACAAAAATATCCGGAAGTATTGCGTGTGAATGCTAGTCGCCAAAAGTTACTGCATGGTGCTCGCCATAACCACTGTTTTTCTTCGCCAGTCTACCGCGAGAAAACTCAAAAAATCAACCGTCTGTTAGCAGAGCGCTACGGTGATAATCCAGCTATTGTTATGTGGCATGTTTCTAATGAGTACGGTGGCGAATGTCATTGTGACTACTGTCAGCAGGCATTCCGTAGTTGGTTGAAAGACCGTTATAATAATAATTTGGATGAATTGAACCATGCTTGGTGGGGACCATTTTGGAGTCATACGATTACAGATTGGACACAAATCGAATCGCCATCTCCCATTGGCGAAGACGCTGTTCATGGTATGAACTTGGACTGGAGACGTTTTGTTAGTGATCAAACGATCGATTTCTATAAAAATGAAATCGCACCCCTGAGAGAATTAACACCGGGAATTCCAATTACAACTAACTTTATGGCGGACGGCAACGACTTAATTCCATTCCAAGGTTTGGATTACAGTAAGTTTGCTAAGGAAGTTGACGTGATGAGTTGGGATGCTTATCCAGCATGGCATAATGATTGGGATACAACGGCTGACTTAGCAATGAAGGTTGCTTTTGTAGATGATCTTTATCGCTCGTTGAAAGACCAACCATTCTTATTATTAGAATCAACACCAAGCGGGGTTAACTGGCATAACGTCAATAAGGCTAAGCGTCCAGGCATGCATTATTTATCAGCCATGCAGATGCTTGCTCATGGATCAGACAGTATTATGTATTTCCAGTGGCGTAAATCACGTGGTTCATCTGAGAAATTCCACGGAGCTGTTGTCGATCACGATGGTTCGACTGATAACCGCGTCTTCCAAGATGTTAAAGAGGTTGGTCAAGCTTTGAAGGATATGCCTGCTATTGCCGGTTCGATGCGCCAATCAGAAGTAGCTTTTGTATACGATTGGGAAAACCACTGGGCGTTAGGAGATGCACAAGGATACGGCCTGCAAACAAAGCGTTACCCACAAACAGTACAAGAACATTATCGCGCTTTTTGGGAGAATGATATACCGGTTGACGTTATTACAAAAGAACAAGATTTTTCTGCCTACAAACTATTAGTCGTACCAATGCTCTACATGATGAGTGAAGAGACAATCAGTCGCCTGAAAGCATTTGTTCAAGCAGGTGGAAAACTGGTAACGACTTATATTAGTGGCATCGTGAATGAGCACGATTTAACGTATCTAGGTGGCTGGCCGAAAGACTTACAGGAAGTTTTTGGTGTCCAACCACTTGAAACAGATACATTCTATCCAAGTGATCGTAACCAATTGGCGTATCAAGGTAAGCATTATGAAATTACCGATTATGCAACGGTCCTATCTGTCGATTCTGCAGACGTATTAGCTCACTATGAAGCTGATTTCTATAAAGGCACACCAGCTGTGACGAAAAACCAATTTGGTGAAGGAACAGCTTATTATATTGGTGCTCGTATGGAGGCAGACTTCCAACGCGATTTCTATGCAGACCTGATTGAAGAATTAGAATTGAAGGCCGTTCTATCTGTTGATCATGGACGCGGCGTTTCTGTTCAATCTCGTCAAATTTCGGAAGATACTCACTATGTTTTTATTATGAATTTCACGGAAGAAGAGCAAACCATTACTGTTCAAGAATTGGTCACAGATGTTCGAACGAAAGAAGAACTATTGGGCGATATGACGTTGGCACCATACGAGGCGCGCGTTGTCGCTTATAAAGGATAAGAAATAGGAGAAGAGTAGTAAGAGGAAATCCTCTCGCTACTTTTCTTTTTTTTCATAAGATTTTCATAGATTGTTGACTAATTGACTGCATTTAGGATATAATTCACAGTGCTTCTGGAAAATAGATAAGAAAAAGGAGGATCGTTGGTTTAATAATGGATAGCGCCAGGCTCAGTAAAAACTGAGTGACGAGGATTGGGTTTATCGAAAGTTTCGGCGGGTAGCCCAAGGTTTGTGTAGTCTACAGAATGTCATTTAAAAGAGATCGCATAAGGTGCCTTCTTACAAAGATGCATTCCCACACCCAGAAGAAAAATCGAATAGAAAATGAGGTTTTTTTGTTATGTGTGGAATTGTTGGATATATCGGTCAAGGAGCCGTTCAAAATGCGTTAGTTAATGGATTAGAAAAATTAGAGTACCGTGGTTATGATTCAGCTGGGATTTATGTGGTAGATCCAGCAGGAAACGGCCATTTATTTAAAGAAAAAGGCCGTATTGCGGCTTTGTCAGAACAAGTGGATTTTGAGATTGAAGCAAGTGTGGGAATTGGTCATACACGTTGGGCAACG
Coding sequences:
- a CDS encoding sugar ABC transporter permease — translated: MVTSKKSRFTRLFVTYLILIIVMIAIIYPLLWTVGASFNPGNSLVSTTMFPENPTFEHYKALFSGEGNLQYVQWYKNSIKVSIFTMIGTLVSVSFTAYAFSRFRFKGRKNGLTLFLLLQMIPQFSALVALYVLAQMLGMMNSHWLLIMLYIGGQIPMNTYLMKGYMDSISMELDESARIDGASNTRIFFQIIMPLSRPMLAVVAMNGFTGPLGDFILSSTILRSAEYYTLPIGLYNLVNQVQGASYTKFAAGAILISIPVAFIFLLLQKNFVSGLTSGGTKG
- a CDS encoding LacI family DNA-binding transcriptional regulator yields the protein MATIHDVAKDSGYSIATVSRVLNNDPSLSVTEETRSKIHDSALKVGYQKKVLKPLIKNVAFLYWITEKDELKDVYFRGMRLELEKQALENNIELKMYTMEEGIEKVPTTIRGFIAVGAFTKKELTHLHTITENGVFLDTSPDSIYYDSVRPDLDEMTETAINFFTSKGHKNIGFIGGTFHDRNDDTEKMDFRERQFRFYMNEIGLLKEEYIFVQRGFSFNTGIELMEKAINTLGDQLPSAFFIAADPIAIGCLQVLNEKGILIPNQVSIISINNLNMTKYLSPPLTTFDIDMKEMVKNGIQMLKEQILENRKVRKKLFIEAELIKRKTTEE
- a CDS encoding sugar ABC transporter permease, which translates into the protein MQHRQKAALLSIIPGIGQFYNKQKAKGLLFLGLFIAFFIVFADLLNMGLWGIVTLGTEVPRDNSVFLLAEGIIAILVIAFGIGFYYLNIKDAYRNGEKRDKGMALDTLKDRYHNLIEQGYPYLISGPSLLLLIFSVVFPILFSFSLAFTNYDLYHSPPANLFSWVGLETFGKIFTVDIWRSTFFDVLGWTVIWTLIASTLQVGLGIFLAVLVDQKDIKFKRVIRTILVLPWAVPGFVTILIFAGLFNDSFGAINNDILSFIGMSPIPWMTNASWTRIALLLMQGWLGFPYVFIVTTGVLQSIPEDLYEAATIDGATALDKFRRITFPLILTAMAPIIITQYTFNFNNFNIIYLFNGGGPAVPGSTAGGTDILVSWIYKLTMQSSQYSLAAALTILLSVFVIGIALWQFRRTNSFKGSDS
- a CDS encoding beta-galactosidase translates to MEKKYQTSANFLLHGGDYNPDQWLDYPEVLAQDIELMKEANANAFSIGMFAWASLEPEEGVYNFEWLDDIINNIASIGGKVLLSTPSGARPAWMSQKYPEVLRVNASRQKLLHGARHNHCFSSPVYREKTQKINRLLAERYGDNPAIVMWHVSNEYGGECHCDYCQQAFRSWLKDRYNNNLDELNHAWWGPFWSHTITDWTQIESPSPIGEDAVHGMNLDWRRFVSDQTIDFYKNEIAPLRELTPGIPITTNFMADGNDLIPFQGLDYSKFAKEVDVMSWDAYPAWHNDWDTTADLAMKVAFVDDLYRSLKDQPFLLLESTPSGVNWHNVNKAKRPGMHYLSAMQMLAHGSDSIMYFQWRKSRGSSEKFHGAVVDHDGSTDNRVFQDVKEVGQALKDMPAIAGSMRQSEVAFVYDWENHWALGDAQGYGLQTKRYPQTVQEHYRAFWENDIPVDVITKEQDFSAYKLLVVPMLYMMSEETISRLKAFVQAGGKLVTTYISGIVNEHDLTYLGGWPKDLQEVFGVQPLETDTFYPSDRNQLAYQGKHYEITDYATVLSVDSADVLAHYEADFYKGTPAVTKNQFGEGTAYYIGARMEADFQRDFYADLIEELELKAVLSVDHGRGVSVQSRQISEDTHYVFIMNFTEEEQTITVQELVTDVRTKEELLGDMTLAPYEARVVAYKG
- a CDS encoding extracellular solute-binding protein, yielding MVNKKKIFSVFGGIALTLALTACGPGESDASDADQTANEGTTKLVVWEDIDKSIGIEEAVKKFEELHNVSVEVIEKEYANQIEDLRLDGPGGTGPDVLTIPADQIGTAVTEGLLRELQVDESVTSIYSEASMQSQQVDGKVYGLPKAVETTVLYYNKDIIAEEDLPETLDEWFAYSQEVTDGTNFGFLALWDQIYYANSVFSGYGSYVFGQDADGNYDVTDIGLNNAGAVEAAETIQKFYSEGVFPSGIIGEQGINVLDSLFLEGKAAAIVSGPWNVEPFTSAGVNFGVKTLPTLPNGEPMSSFIGVKSYNVSSYSKNAELAQEFVEFISNEDNSRSRYELTQEVPAVTSLADDPVIVENEVAQAVAEQSIVSVLTPNVPEMNEVWLPVDSALQTIATGQADPQTALDQAVEQIKGQIEANHGGQ